From Spartinivicinus ruber, the proteins below share one genomic window:
- a CDS encoding arginyltransferase codes for MSNLKALKFYATQPHTCSYLPKQQATTLFLDPDIIISKPLYSQLTDLGFRRSGQHLYRPHCEACCACTPVRVKVDEFKYKRRFQRILKTNQDISLRICPPHYCDEYYELYARYIEARHADGDMFPPSKEQFNSFLVGDWSFCKFMECWLDNKLVAVAVMDELTKGLSAIYTFFEPELTKHSLGTYCILQQIYLAKSLGLPYVYLGYWIKECQKMSYKTEFRPLEIYLDHQWLAVL; via the coding sequence ATGAGCAACCTGAAAGCTTTAAAGTTTTACGCCACACAACCCCATACCTGCAGCTATTTACCCAAGCAACAGGCAACCACGCTGTTTCTTGATCCTGACATTATTATCTCGAAGCCCCTTTACAGTCAGTTGACCGACTTAGGCTTTCGACGGAGCGGCCAACATTTATACCGCCCCCATTGTGAAGCTTGTTGCGCCTGTACCCCAGTACGCGTCAAAGTGGACGAGTTTAAATACAAGCGTCGTTTTCAGCGGATCTTAAAAACAAACCAAGACATTTCCCTACGCATTTGTCCACCTCACTATTGTGATGAATACTATGAGCTTTATGCCCGTTACATTGAAGCCAGACATGCTGATGGTGATATGTTTCCTCCCAGCAAAGAGCAGTTCAATTCTTTCTTAGTAGGTGACTGGTCTTTTTGTAAATTTATGGAGTGCTGGTTAGACAATAAACTGGTTGCAGTGGCAGTAATGGATGAACTGACTAAAGGGCTATCAGCTATTTATACCTTTTTTGAGCCAGAACTGACCAAGCACAGCTTGGGGACTTATTGTATTCTTCAGCAAATCTACCTGGCTAAATCCTTAGGTTTACCCTACGTTTACCTGGGCTATTGGATCAAGGAATGCCAAAAAATGAGCTACAAAACGGAGTTTAGGCCACTAGAGATTTATTTGGATCACCAATGGCTGGCAGTTTTATAA
- the hflD gene encoding high frequency lysogenization protein HflD, whose protein sequence is MASHNYHNQLIALAGVFQASHLVEQIAKQGQAPADALETSISSILSTNPENVEAVYDGLSGLTIGFNILRQILERKNNQPVHTDTIRYALTLIHLERKLSKVPHMLKTISERLEQVQDQVAHFGINHTNVMANLASLYLDTISTLRPRIQVTGDPQYLQQQANADKIRATLLAGVRSAMLWYQVGGRRWHLLFYRKKLLSALNHLGY, encoded by the coding sequence ATGGCATCACATAACTATCACAACCAACTCATTGCTTTAGCTGGTGTATTTCAGGCAAGTCATCTGGTGGAGCAAATTGCCAAGCAAGGGCAAGCACCTGCTGATGCATTAGAAACATCCATTAGCAGTATTTTGTCTACCAATCCAGAAAATGTAGAGGCTGTCTATGATGGGCTATCTGGGCTAACCATCGGCTTCAATATTCTCAGGCAAATTCTTGAGCGGAAAAATAACCAGCCAGTCCATACCGATACAATCCGTTATGCGCTGACACTCATACATCTCGAACGCAAGCTAAGCAAAGTCCCCCACATGCTAAAAACCATCAGTGAACGGCTGGAACAAGTGCAAGACCAGGTCGCTCACTTTGGTATTAACCACACCAATGTCATGGCCAACTTAGCTTCACTTTACCTTGACACCATCAGCACATTGCGACCAAGAATTCAGGTCACAGGCGATCCCCAGTACCTACAACAGCAGGCTAATGCCGATAAAATTCGCGCAACCCTGCTCGCAGGGGTAAGGTCAGCCATGCTTTGGTATCAAGTGGGGGGGCGGCGCTGGCATTTATTGTTTTATCGCAAGAAATTACTTTCTGCCCTCAATCACCTTGGCTATTAA
- the mnmA gene encoding tRNA 2-thiouridine(34) synthase MnmA, with amino-acid sequence MVDNHPARVIVGMSGGVDSSVSALLLKEQGYQVEGLFMKNWEEDDGTEYCTAKQDLADAQAVCDKLGISLHTANFAAEYWDNVFEHFLHEYQAGRTPNPDILCNKEIKFKAFLDYAVVLGADYIATGHYARKRIINGKACLLRGLDHNKDQSYFLHAVGAEQFAKTLFPVGELTKPEVRNLAEQHDLITHDKKDSTGICFIGERRFSDFLKQYLPAQPGNIETPEREVIGQHQGLMYHTIGQRQGLGIGGLKGAQEAPWYVAGKDLERNVLIAVQGTDHPLLFAQRLIAPTIDWVAGEPPSLPARLTAKIRYRQQDQACLLEQLPNGDYQVTFDQPQRAITLGQSVVFYDDQICLGGGVIASCAP; translated from the coding sequence ATGGTTGATAATCATCCCGCTCGCGTCATCGTTGGTATGTCAGGTGGTGTAGACTCTTCGGTTTCAGCCCTCTTGCTGAAAGAGCAAGGCTATCAAGTTGAAGGGCTGTTTATGAAAAACTGGGAGGAAGACGATGGCACTGAATACTGTACTGCCAAACAAGACTTAGCTGACGCTCAAGCGGTTTGCGACAAACTGGGAATTTCCTTACACACAGCAAACTTTGCCGCTGAATATTGGGACAACGTTTTCGAACACTTCCTACATGAATATCAGGCTGGACGCACTCCCAACCCAGATATTCTCTGCAACAAAGAAATTAAATTTAAGGCCTTTCTGGATTATGCCGTGGTCCTAGGTGCTGACTATATTGCCACTGGCCATTACGCCCGTAAACGCATAATCAATGGTAAAGCCTGCTTGTTAAGAGGGCTCGACCACAACAAAGACCAAAGTTACTTTTTACATGCAGTTGGGGCGGAGCAGTTTGCCAAAACCTTATTTCCAGTTGGTGAGTTAACCAAACCAGAGGTTCGTAATCTTGCTGAACAGCATGATTTGATCACCCACGATAAAAAAGACAGTACCGGTATTTGCTTTATTGGTGAGCGGCGCTTTAGTGACTTTTTAAAACAATACCTACCAGCGCAACCAGGCAATATTGAAACACCTGAGCGTGAAGTGATTGGCCAACACCAAGGGCTAATGTATCACACCATTGGCCAACGCCAAGGGTTGGGTATTGGGGGTTTAAAAGGCGCCCAAGAAGCACCTTGGTATGTTGCTGGCAAAGATCTAGAGCGCAACGTACTCATTGCTGTTCAGGGCACTGATCACCCATTACTTTTTGCCCAGCGCCTGATTGCCCCAACCATAGATTGGGTAGCGGGTGAGCCCCCCTCACTGCCAGCGCGATTAACTGCAAAAATCCGTTATCGCCAACAGGACCAAGCCTGCTTGTTAGAGCAGCTACCCAATGGCGATTATCAAGTGACATTTGACCAGCCCCAGCGGGCCATAACCCTAGGCCAGTCGGTGGTCTTTTATGATGATCAAATTTGTTTAGGTGGTGGGGTTATCGCAAGTTGCGCCCCTTGA
- the cspD gene encoding cold shock domain-containing protein CspD, with amino-acid sequence MPTGKVKWFNNAKGYGFILPEDSDEDLFVHYSSIEMDGYKTLKAGQPVNFDILQGPKGLHAINIVPLPQDAGGSIAVSEPGVKVSTFNQREEAALED; translated from the coding sequence ATGCCAACAGGTAAAGTGAAATGGTTTAATAATGCCAAAGGCTATGGATTTATTTTACCAGAGGATAGTGACGAAGACCTGTTTGTGCACTACTCATCGATTGAGATGGATGGTTACAAAACCTTAAAAGCAGGCCAACCCGTCAACTTTGATATCCTTCAAGGCCCGAAGGGATTGCATGCCATTAATATTGTTCCTTTACCCCAGGATGCCGGAGGCTCGATAGCAGTTTCAGAGCCAGGTGTGAAAGTATCCACTTTTAACCAGCGAGAGGAAGCAGCATTAGAAGACTAA
- a CDS encoding NUDIX hydrolase, whose translation MIWTPRATVATVVEKDQTFLTVSEQVKGELVFNQPAGHIEANERIVEAAIRETFEETGWEVKPSYLLGVYIYRPPANDLTFHRYCFIAEPVHHHPDHVIDPDIEATHWLTLEQLSHPNIHLRSPLVVQCIKDYLAGIRYPLAVIHEDE comes from the coding sequence ATGATTTGGACCCCAAGAGCCACTGTGGCCACCGTCGTAGAAAAAGACCAAACATTTTTAACTGTTAGTGAGCAGGTTAAAGGCGAGTTAGTATTCAACCAGCCTGCCGGACACATAGAAGCTAATGAGAGAATAGTCGAAGCAGCTATCAGGGAGACCTTTGAAGAAACTGGCTGGGAAGTAAAGCCCAGTTATTTGCTAGGAGTGTATATTTATCGACCGCCAGCTAATGACCTTACCTTCCACCGCTACTGCTTTATTGCTGAACCTGTTCACCACCATCCAGACCATGTCATTGACCCCGATATTGAAGCAACTCATTGGTTAACCTTAGAGCAGCTCAGCCACCCTAATATTCACTTGCGTAGCCCACTGGTCGTACAATGTATTAAAGACTATCTTGCAGGAATACGTTACCCATTGGCAGTTATTCACGAGGATGAGTAA
- the clpA gene encoding ATP-dependent Clp protease ATP-binding subunit ClpA, producing MLNKDLEVTLNHAFKDARAKRHEFMTVEHLLLALLDNDAAAKVLKACGADMDRLRRDLTDFVDSTTPLIPSNEEDRETQPTLGFQRVLQRAVFHVQSSGKKEVTGANVLVAIFSEQESQAVYFLKQQNIARIDVVNFIAHGISKVSGASSDQEEIGHEQGDDEAATDTGTSSNPLENFATNLNEQAKAGRIDPLVGRDQELERVAQILTRRRKNNPLLVGEAGVGKTAIAEGLAKRIVDGEVPDILTDATIYSLDLGALLAGTKYRGDFEKRFKQLLAELRKKAHAILFIDEIHTIIGAGAASGGVMDASNLLKPLLTSGELRCVGSTTFQEFRGIFEKDRALARRFQKVDINEPNVEDTFHILKGLKPKFEEHHCIKYTETALRAASELADRYINDRHMPDKAIDVIDEAGAYQRLQPENKRKKTIGVGDIESIVAKIARIPPKNVSASDKEILEKLERNLKMVVFGQDEAITSLATAIKMSRAGLKAPERPVGAFLFAGPTGVGKTEVSRQLAEVLGIELVRFDMSEYMERHTVSRLIGAPPGYVGYDQGGLLTEAINKQPHCVLLLDEIEKAHPEVFNLLLQVMDHGTLTDNNGRKADFRNVIIVMTTNAGAETVSRASIGFTEQDHSTDGMEAIKKTFSPEFRNRLDAIIQFGSLDPDVIKHVVDKFLTELQVQLDDKKVLLEVDDSARAWLAKEGYDKQMGARPMARVIQENLKKPLAEEILFGQLASNGGKVHISVKDDALVLDYEAA from the coding sequence ATGTTGAATAAAGACCTCGAAGTGACCTTGAATCATGCCTTCAAGGATGCTCGTGCCAAACGTCATGAATTTATGACGGTGGAGCATCTGTTGTTGGCGCTGCTGGATAACGATGCAGCAGCCAAGGTATTGAAGGCCTGTGGTGCTGATATGGATCGCTTGCGCAGGGACTTAACTGACTTCGTCGACTCAACCACGCCCTTAATCCCCAGCAATGAAGAAGACCGGGAAACTCAACCAACGTTAGGGTTTCAGCGGGTGCTTCAACGTGCCGTATTTCATGTGCAAAGCTCAGGAAAAAAGGAAGTGACTGGCGCCAATGTATTGGTCGCCATTTTTAGTGAGCAAGAGAGTCAAGCCGTTTATTTCCTCAAACAACAAAACATCGCCAGGATAGATGTGGTTAATTTTATTGCTCATGGTATTTCTAAAGTATCAGGGGCAAGCAGTGACCAGGAAGAAATTGGTCATGAGCAAGGAGATGATGAGGCGGCGACCGATACCGGCACCTCATCGAATCCATTAGAAAACTTTGCCACTAACCTGAACGAACAGGCTAAAGCTGGCCGGATTGATCCGCTGGTAGGAAGAGACCAAGAGCTGGAGCGAGTTGCACAAATTTTAACCCGTCGCCGCAAAAATAACCCTTTATTGGTGGGTGAAGCGGGGGTAGGGAAAACAGCGATTGCGGAAGGTCTTGCTAAGCGCATTGTTGATGGAGAGGTTCCTGATATTTTAACTGATGCCACGATTTACTCTCTGGACTTGGGAGCGTTGCTTGCGGGGACCAAATACCGTGGTGATTTTGAAAAGCGATTCAAGCAGCTGCTGGCAGAGCTTCGTAAGAAGGCCCATGCCATATTATTTATTGATGAAATCCACACCATCATTGGTGCCGGTGCTGCATCGGGTGGGGTGATGGATGCTTCTAACTTATTGAAACCCTTGTTGACCTCTGGTGAGCTGCGTTGTGTCGGCTCGACTACGTTTCAGGAGTTTCGTGGTATTTTTGAAAAAGACCGGGCTTTGGCACGGCGCTTTCAAAAAGTCGATATTAATGAGCCCAATGTGGAGGATACCTTCCATATTTTAAAAGGACTGAAACCCAAGTTCGAAGAGCATCATTGTATTAAGTACACGGAAACAGCCCTCAGAGCGGCTTCAGAACTGGCAGACCGTTATATTAACGACCGCCATATGCCTGATAAGGCTATTGACGTGATTGATGAAGCAGGGGCTTATCAGCGTTTACAGCCAGAAAACAAGCGGAAAAAAACCATTGGTGTGGGTGATATTGAGTCGATTGTGGCGAAAATTGCCCGAATTCCACCCAAAAATGTGTCTGCTTCTGATAAGGAAATTTTAGAGAAACTGGAACGTAACCTGAAAATGGTGGTATTTGGCCAGGATGAAGCCATTACTTCATTGGCAACAGCAATCAAAATGTCTCGTGCTGGTTTAAAGGCTCCAGAGCGTCCTGTAGGGGCTTTCCTATTTGCTGGGCCTACTGGGGTAGGTAAAACTGAAGTGAGTCGTCAGCTGGCTGAGGTGCTCGGTATAGAGCTGGTTCGGTTTGATATGTCTGAGTATATGGAGCGCCATACTGTATCGCGATTGATTGGAGCGCCACCAGGTTATGTTGGTTATGACCAAGGTGGCTTGTTAACGGAAGCTATCAATAAACAACCCCACTGTGTGCTGTTATTGGATGAGATTGAGAAAGCACATCCGGAGGTGTTTAACTTGCTGTTGCAAGTGATGGATCATGGTACGTTAACAGACAACAATGGTCGTAAAGCTGATTTCCGTAATGTCATTATTGTGATGACAACTAACGCTGGAGCTGAAACTGTTAGTCGTGCTTCGATTGGTTTTACTGAGCAGGATCATTCTACTGATGGAATGGAGGCTATTAAGAAAACCTTCTCACCAGAGTTTCGTAATCGCTTAGATGCCATTATTCAATTTGGTAGCTTAGATCCAGACGTGATCAAGCATGTGGTCGATAAGTTCTTGACTGAGTTACAAGTGCAGCTTGATGATAAGAAAGTATTGTTAGAGGTTGATGATAGTGCACGTGCCTGGCTGGCAAAAGAAGGCTATGACAAGCAAATGGGCGCACGCCCTATGGCACGAGTTATTCAGGAAAATTTGAAAAAGCCACTGGCAGAAGAAATCTTGTTTGGTCAGCTGGCTAGTAATGGTGGCAAGGTCCACATTTCTGTGAAAGATGATGCGCTGGTGCTGGATTATGAGGCAGCCTGA
- the infA gene encoding translation initiation factor IF-1, with amino-acid sequence MAKEDSIEMEGTVIDTLPNTMFRVELENGHVVTAHISGKMRKNYIRILTGDKVRVELTPYDLSKGRITYRAR; translated from the coding sequence ATGGCAAAAGAAGACTCTATTGAAATGGAAGGCACAGTGATCGACACTTTGCCCAATACAATGTTCCGTGTCGAACTGGAAAACGGCCATGTAGTAACTGCCCATATTTCTGGAAAAATGCGCAAAAACTACATTCGTATTTTAACTGGTGATAAGGTCCGGGTTGAGCTGACACCTTACGATTTAAGCAAAGGTCGTATTACTTATCGTGCCCGTTAA
- the clpS gene encoding ATP-dependent Clp protease adapter ClpS, translated as MGKLKELRLTLDSEDGTGDLDGDGQVVVAPAKPALKPPAMYKVVLINDDYTPMDFVVEVLQLFFNMNWEKATQIMLTVHTQGKGVCGVFTKDVAETKAEQVNQYSKESQHPLLCNIEKAN; from the coding sequence ATGGGTAAATTAAAAGAACTTCGTCTAACATTAGATAGTGAGGATGGAACCGGCGATCTAGACGGAGATGGGCAAGTTGTGGTGGCGCCGGCAAAGCCTGCTTTGAAACCACCCGCTATGTACAAAGTAGTACTCATCAATGATGATTACACCCCAATGGACTTTGTTGTTGAAGTACTACAGTTGTTTTTTAATATGAACTGGGAGAAAGCTACCCAGATCATGCTAACAGTCCACACGCAAGGGAAGGGGGTTTGTGGAGTGTTTACAAAAGATGTTGCTGAAACTAAAGCAGAACAGGTGAATCAATATTCAAAAGAGAGTCAGCATCCCCTGTTGTGCAATATTGAAAAAGCTAATTAA
- the aat gene encoding leucyl/phenylalanyl-tRNA--protein transferase yields MAQIPWLNDYPVKFPPVSDALDYPDGLLAAGGNLSVSTLLEAYRHGIFPWFSETEPILWWSPNPRMVLLPEELKVSRSLRKFLKKMSFVVTCDQAFSQVMQACAAPRKQTSGTWISDEMYSAYNELHQSGHAHSIECWQDGELVGGLYGVAIGSVFFGESMFSKATNASKVALYYLVEQLKAWNFPLIDCQVYSEHLASLGARPISRELFVDYLNQYCCHTAEISWKGFHTNPLGESA; encoded by the coding sequence ATGGCGCAAATTCCTTGGCTTAACGATTATCCCGTCAAATTTCCACCAGTGAGTGATGCTTTGGATTATCCAGATGGCTTGCTGGCAGCAGGCGGTAATCTCTCTGTCTCAACCCTGCTGGAAGCCTATCGCCATGGTATATTCCCCTGGTTCAGTGAAACTGAACCCATTCTTTGGTGGTCACCTAATCCAAGAATGGTTTTACTACCTGAAGAACTGAAAGTATCCCGTAGTCTACGCAAGTTTTTAAAGAAAATGTCATTTGTCGTTACCTGTGACCAAGCCTTTTCTCAAGTGATGCAAGCTTGTGCGGCACCCAGAAAACAGACCAGTGGCACCTGGATTAGTGATGAAATGTACAGTGCCTATAATGAACTGCATCAGTCAGGACATGCTCACTCCATCGAGTGCTGGCAAGATGGTGAGCTGGTGGGAGGACTTTATGGTGTAGCTATTGGCTCAGTATTTTTTGGTGAATCCATGTTCAGCAAAGCAACCAATGCTTCAAAAGTCGCTCTGTACTATTTGGTCGAACAACTTAAAGCATGGAACTTTCCACTGATTGACTGTCAGGTTTATAGTGAGCACCTGGCAAGTTTAGGCGCTCGCCCTATTTCCAGAGAGCTATTCGTTGACTATCTTAATCAGTATTGCTGTCATACTGCTGAAATTAGCTGGAAAGGATTTCACACCAATCCGTTGGGTGAAAGTGCATGA
- the icd gene encoding NADP-dependent isocitrate dehydrogenase: MGYQKIQVPTTGEKITVNADNSLNVPNNPIVPYIEGDGIGVDVSPAMIKVVDAAVEKAYGGQRKISWMEVYAGEKATQVYDENTWLPEETLEAFKDFAVGIKGPLTTPVGGGIRSLNVALRQELDLYVCQRPVRWFTGVPSPLVNPENVDMCIFRENSEDIYAGVEWKAGTPEADKVIKFFKEEMGVTKIRFDTNCGIGIKPVSEEGTKRLVRKAVQYTIDNDKASLTLVHKGNIMKFTEGAFKEWGYELAQQEFGAELLDGGPWCTFKNPKTGKEIVVKDVIADAMLQQILLRPAEYDVIATLNLNGDYLSDALAAEVGGIGIAPGANLSDTVAIFEATHGTAPKYAGQDKVNPGSLILSAEMMLRHMGWTEAADLIIKGMEGAISAKTVTYDFERLMSGAKLLKCSEFGDAMIEHMG, from the coding sequence ATGGGATACCAAAAAATTCAGGTACCAACGACAGGCGAGAAAATAACTGTTAATGCTGATAACTCCCTGAATGTACCTAATAATCCTATTGTGCCCTACATCGAAGGGGATGGCATTGGGGTTGATGTATCACCTGCCATGATCAAAGTGGTCGATGCGGCTGTTGAGAAAGCTTATGGTGGTCAGCGTAAGATTTCCTGGATGGAAGTCTATGCAGGAGAAAAAGCCACTCAAGTATACGACGAAAACACCTGGTTGCCTGAAGAAACTCTGGAGGCTTTTAAAGACTTTGCCGTGGGCATTAAAGGTCCGCTGACTACCCCCGTCGGTGGTGGTATTCGCTCTTTAAATGTAGCTTTACGTCAAGAGCTTGATCTGTATGTCTGTCAGCGGCCAGTGCGTTGGTTTACTGGAGTGCCTAGCCCTCTCGTGAACCCAGAAAATGTAGATATGTGCATTTTCCGTGAAAACTCAGAAGATATCTATGCAGGTGTTGAATGGAAAGCGGGTACACCAGAAGCTGATAAAGTAATTAAATTTTTCAAAGAAGAAATGGGTGTCACTAAAATTCGCTTTGACACCAACTGTGGTATTGGTATTAAGCCCGTTTCGGAAGAGGGAACGAAGCGCTTAGTACGTAAAGCAGTTCAGTATACCATCGATAATGATAAAGCTTCACTTACGTTGGTACACAAAGGCAACATCATGAAGTTTACTGAAGGTGCTTTTAAAGAGTGGGGTTACGAGTTAGCCCAGCAAGAGTTTGGTGCTGAGTTATTAGATGGTGGCCCATGGTGCACCTTTAAAAATCCAAAAACCGGTAAAGAAATCGTTGTTAAAGATGTGATTGCTGATGCTATGTTGCAACAAATTCTATTGCGTCCAGCTGAGTATGATGTGATTGCTACCCTTAACTTGAATGGTGACTATTTATCTGATGCATTGGCTGCTGAAGTGGGTGGTATTGGTATTGCTCCAGGTGCTAACTTAAGTGACACCGTGGCTATTTTTGAAGCCACTCATGGTACTGCACCTAAATATGCTGGTCAGGATAAGGTGAATCCAGGGTCATTAATACTTTCTGCTGAGATGATGTTGCGTCATATGGGCTGGACGGAAGCAGCTGATCTGATTATTAAGGGAATGGAAGGGGCTATTTCTGCTAAAACGGTTACTTATGACTTTGAGCGGTTAATGAGTGGCGCAAAATTATTAAAGTGTTCTGAATTTGGCGACGCTATGATTGAGCATATGGGCTAA
- a CDS encoding DNA translocase FtsK — MKGAKTRANDTITIPSISFVARLKEGILIALVATCAYLLMALFTYSPTDPGWSHTGDGQPVQNAVGASGAWFADLLLSLFGYFAFLFPLLLAIKAWQVFRFRHHPIEFNGLLWTLRFLGLLVTVATGASLASLHFSMPAAEQLPASSGGILGTVIIKHTLPAFNVIGSTLVLVTCFLVGVTVFTDLSWLRLMDVTGRVVLDFLALVAHGGKLVWQRLPKRQQDEEIIEQPAKPQRRRQKRQEPAIDDEIEVGEGDKRAPILISPLTQEAPINKAPQAKATKPRRNVQYAGQVSGDMPAATLLDEPDTGNRKGFSTEDLETLSELLEVKLKDFNVVAEVVAVHPGPVITRFEIQPAAGVKVSKITNLAKDLARSLAVVSVRVVEVIPGKSVVGIEIPNEDREIVYFSEVINSKAYQASDSPLSLALGHDISGQAVVVNLAKMPHLLVAGTTGSGKSVGVNSMLLSMLFKASPEELRLIMVDPKMLELSIYEGIPHLLAPVVTDMKEASNALRWCVAEMERRYKLMAKLGVRNIAGFNRKVKDANKAGEPIPDPLHQPVSEDDLAPGLEPLPFIVVVIDEFADMMMIVGKKVEELIARLAQKARAAGIHMILATQRPSVDVITGLIKANIPTRISFQVSSKIDSRTILDQGGAEQLLGHGDMLYLPPGTGVPIRVHGAFVSDDEVHRVVADWKARSEPDYLDEVLQGGDADVPGISAENSDDSEQDALYDEAVAFVTESRRASISSVQRRLKIGYNRAARMIEAMEAAGVVSPMGSNGSREVIAPAPVTD; from the coding sequence TTGAAAGGCGCGAAAACTCGAGCTAACGATACTATTACAATTCCCAGTATTTCATTCGTTGCACGACTGAAAGAGGGTATTTTAATTGCCCTGGTGGCAACTTGTGCTTATTTGCTGATGGCGTTATTTACTTATAGCCCTACTGACCCTGGCTGGTCCCACACAGGTGATGGGCAGCCAGTACAAAATGCAGTTGGCGCATCAGGGGCTTGGTTTGCAGATTTGCTATTATCACTATTCGGTTATTTTGCTTTTCTGTTTCCATTACTGCTGGCCATTAAAGCCTGGCAGGTATTTCGTTTTCGGCATCACCCCATTGAGTTTAACGGCCTATTGTGGACTTTGCGGTTTTTGGGGTTGCTAGTAACCGTTGCTACTGGCGCTTCGCTGGCATCGTTGCACTTTTCTATGCCAGCAGCAGAGCAATTACCAGCGTCCTCGGGTGGCATTCTGGGAACAGTAATCATTAAGCATACATTACCTGCTTTTAATGTTATTGGCTCCACCTTAGTGTTGGTAACTTGTTTTCTAGTAGGAGTGACAGTTTTTACGGATTTATCCTGGCTGCGTTTGATGGATGTAACTGGGCGAGTAGTATTGGACTTTCTTGCTCTGGTAGCACATGGCGGCAAACTGGTTTGGCAGCGCTTGCCAAAGCGTCAGCAGGATGAAGAGATTATAGAGCAACCGGCTAAGCCTCAACGGAGACGGCAGAAGCGCCAAGAGCCCGCTATTGATGATGAGATAGAAGTAGGGGAGGGGGATAAGCGTGCACCGATTTTAATTTCTCCGCTTACACAAGAAGCACCTATCAACAAGGCTCCACAAGCAAAAGCTACCAAGCCTAGGCGCAATGTCCAGTATGCAGGGCAAGTTTCTGGGGATATGCCTGCAGCTACGTTGTTAGATGAGCCTGACACAGGTAATCGCAAGGGCTTTTCTACAGAAGACTTAGAAACCTTATCTGAGCTGCTTGAAGTAAAGTTGAAAGATTTTAACGTGGTGGCGGAAGTGGTTGCTGTGCATCCTGGGCCAGTAATTACGAGATTTGAAATTCAACCTGCAGCTGGGGTAAAAGTCAGCAAAATTACTAACTTGGCTAAAGATTTGGCCCGTTCTCTGGCAGTAGTCAGTGTTCGGGTAGTGGAGGTCATTCCTGGGAAATCTGTGGTGGGTATTGAAATCCCCAATGAGGATCGGGAGATTGTTTATTTCAGTGAGGTGATTAATTCTAAAGCTTATCAGGCTTCTGACTCCCCGCTGAGTTTGGCATTGGGGCATGATATCTCTGGCCAGGCAGTGGTAGTGAACCTTGCTAAGATGCCTCACTTACTAGTGGCGGGTACGACAGGCTCAGGTAAGTCAGTTGGAGTTAATAGTATGCTGTTAAGTATGCTGTTTAAGGCCTCGCCTGAAGAGCTGCGGCTGATCATGGTGGACCCCAAAATGTTGGAACTGTCCATTTATGAAGGGATTCCGCACTTATTAGCGCCAGTCGTAACGGATATGAAGGAGGCTTCCAATGCTCTGCGTTGGTGTGTGGCAGAGATGGAACGCCGTTACAAGCTGATGGCTAAGCTGGGGGTAAGAAACATAGCCGGGTTTAACCGTAAAGTGAAGGATGCTAATAAAGCAGGAGAGCCGATCCCCGATCCTTTACACCAGCCTGTTAGTGAAGATGATCTAGCACCTGGCCTGGAACCTTTACCTTTTATCGTCGTGGTCATTGATGAGTTTGCTGACATGATGATGATTGTTGGTAAGAAGGTTGAGGAGTTGATTGCGCGGCTGGCGCAAAAAGCACGGGCAGCCGGTATTCACATGATTCTGGCAACCCAGCGCCCATCGGTCGATGTGATTACTGGTTTGATCAAGGCGAATATCCCTACCCGAATCAGCTTCCAGGTTTCTTCAAAAATCGATTCTCGTACCATCTTGGATCAAGGAGGGGCTGAGCAGCTGTTAGGTCATGGTGATATGCTTTATCTCCCTCCGGGTACAGGGGTACCTATTCGAGTCCATGGGGCATTTGTGTCTGATGATGAAGTCCATCGGGTGGTGGCAGACTGGAAAGCACGCTCCGAACCCGATTATTTGGATGAGGTCTTACAGGGGGGCGACGCCGATGTGCCTGGTATCTCTGCGGAAAATTCGGATGACAGTGAACAAGACGCACTTTATGATGAGGCTGTTGCATTTGTCACAGAATCAAGGCGTGCTTCCATTTCATCTGTGCAACGACGGTTGAAAATCGGGTATAACCGAGCTGCACGAATGATTGAGGCAATGGAGGCAGCCGGTGTGGTTAGCCCAATGGGCAGTAATGGCTCCCGGGAAGTTATCGCTCCAGCCCCTGTCACTGACTAA